Proteins from a genomic interval of Rubinisphaera italica:
- a CDS encoding DUF1552 domain-containing protein, protein MSSTTRRNVTNFQLDRRNFMRGAGVVMGLPWLEAMMSSTSFAAAPTAAVPTRMAFVFFANGAIMKDWTVKGEGKDFELSKTLSSLAPVKDDCLFLSGLTHDKARANGDGGGDHARNSASFLTASQPRKTGGADIQVGISVDQVAAQKIGTQTHLPSLEIGIEGGRQAGVCDSGYSCAYQSNIAWRSPNQPVAKEINPKLAFERLFGMSLTDVKKSQDRDFYRTSILDAVSEDASKLSGRLGKTDRQKLDEYFTSVREIEQRIGRAAPQKRQLPPEFEIPQGVPADVDAHIPLMYDILTLAFQTDSTRVATFMLANGGSNRTYSHLNVKGAHHQLSHHRDEADKVADLQKIDQYLAKEFARFVQKLKTIPEGEGTLLDHSMILYGSGISDANRHRHEDLPIVIAGKASGKLQTGRHLVYEKETPMANLYLSMLDRMGTPIDAFGDSTGRLTNL, encoded by the coding sequence ATGAGTTCAACAACACGACGAAATGTGACCAATTTTCAACTTGATCGCCGCAATTTCATGCGTGGTGCTGGTGTCGTCATGGGATTGCCATGGCTTGAAGCGATGATGTCATCAACATCGTTTGCTGCGGCACCAACTGCTGCCGTGCCGACCCGTATGGCGTTTGTGTTTTTTGCCAACGGTGCCATCATGAAAGACTGGACCGTTAAGGGGGAAGGCAAAGATTTCGAACTCTCCAAAACGTTAAGCTCACTCGCCCCAGTGAAAGATGACTGTCTTTTTCTGTCCGGTTTAACTCACGATAAAGCCCGCGCCAATGGCGATGGTGGTGGCGATCATGCCCGAAACTCCGCTTCCTTCCTGACGGCTTCTCAACCTCGCAAAACGGGGGGAGCAGATATTCAGGTTGGTATTTCCGTCGATCAGGTTGCAGCTCAGAAAATTGGAACACAAACTCACCTGCCTTCTCTGGAAATTGGCATCGAAGGGGGACGTCAAGCAGGGGTTTGCGATTCGGGATACAGCTGTGCTTATCAATCGAATATCGCCTGGAGATCTCCCAATCAGCCCGTAGCTAAAGAAATCAATCCCAAGCTGGCTTTCGAGCGACTGTTCGGGATGTCGTTGACAGATGTCAAGAAAAGTCAGGATCGTGATTTTTATCGGACCAGTATTCTCGATGCGGTTTCAGAAGATGCCAGTAAACTCTCCGGTCGTTTAGGAAAAACGGATCGGCAGAAACTGGATGAGTACTTCACCAGTGTGCGAGAAATTGAACAGCGAATTGGACGAGCCGCTCCTCAGAAGCGACAATTGCCGCCTGAGTTTGAAATTCCTCAAGGTGTTCCAGCCGATGTGGATGCTCATATTCCTTTGATGTACGACATCCTGACACTCGCTTTCCAGACAGATTCAACCCGCGTCGCGACATTCATGCTGGCTAATGGGGGCTCGAATCGTACGTACTCTCATTTGAATGTGAAGGGAGCGCATCACCAGTTGTCTCACCATCGCGACGAAGCCGATAAAGTTGCTGACTTGCAGAAGATCGATCAATATCTGGCCAAAGAATTCGCTCGATTTGTTCAGAAACTCAAAACGATTCCCGAAGGTGAAGGCACACTGCTCGATCACAGCATGATCCTCTACGGCAGTGGAATCAGCGATGCCAATCGTCATCGTCATGAAGACTTGCCAATTGTGATCGCAGGTAAAGCCTCTGGAAAATTGCAAACCGGACGGCATCTGGTTTATGAAAAAGAAACCCCGATGGCGAATCTGTACTTGTCGATGCTCGATCGAATGGGGACTCCCATCGATGCCTTCGGTGACAGCACGGGACGACTGACGAATTTGTAA
- a CDS encoding ABC transporter permease translates to MGRLLLLAWKHARFRWVRTCLLISGLSLAISIPLATSLMTGSIESSLLSRAEQVPFVVGPPGSADELVVNTLYFRPRENGLLDYDVLEKVEQDHLVSAIPIHLRHTSHHFPIVGTSRDYFLKHNHAVQGKLFERIGDCVLGAEVARQLGLSIGDSLLSDSDSYLNPTGALPLRMRIVGILKASHSPDDRAVFVDLKTGWLLDGIGHGHAAALHSSENEETQISAAHGDLTAGGVSYLEVTDENYQSFHFHGNQDEFPITSLLVYPESERSGIIWEGRLAEDQSLLTVRPVDVIRDLLGVLVNIQQLVNTIALILGIIVSVLFAVIVAFSLQLRQAEMQTLDALGASRFLRVQLICYDLFLIVLLTLPISAFLSYGMIAIFRPWIEQILL, encoded by the coding sequence ATGGGACGTTTATTATTGCTGGCCTGGAAACATGCTCGTTTTCGCTGGGTACGGACTTGCCTGTTGATCTCAGGTTTGAGTCTGGCGATTTCGATACCGCTGGCCACTTCGCTAATGACTGGCTCGATTGAATCGAGTTTGCTGAGTCGGGCTGAGCAGGTGCCCTTTGTGGTCGGGCCTCCCGGCAGTGCCGATGAACTGGTTGTGAATACGTTGTATTTCAGGCCGCGCGAGAATGGCCTGCTCGATTATGATGTCCTGGAGAAGGTCGAACAGGATCATCTCGTCTCTGCCATTCCGATTCATTTAAGGCACACTTCTCATCATTTTCCAATCGTAGGAACTTCACGCGATTATTTTCTAAAGCACAACCATGCGGTTCAGGGGAAGCTCTTTGAGCGAATTGGCGATTGTGTGCTCGGTGCTGAAGTAGCTCGCCAACTCGGTTTATCAATCGGTGATTCACTATTGAGCGATAGTGATTCCTACCTGAATCCGACGGGAGCCCTACCGCTACGGATGCGGATTGTTGGAATCCTGAAAGCTTCTCACAGTCCCGATGACCGGGCTGTGTTTGTCGATTTGAAAACGGGTTGGTTGCTCGATGGAATTGGTCATGGTCATGCGGCTGCTCTGCATTCCTCTGAAAATGAGGAGACTCAAATCAGTGCTGCTCATGGTGATCTGACTGCAGGCGGCGTCAGTTATCTGGAAGTGACAGATGAGAACTATCAGAGCTTTCATTTTCACGGAAATCAGGATGAATTCCCAATCACTTCCCTGCTTGTCTATCCAGAAAGTGAACGAAGTGGAATTATCTGGGAAGGTCGGCTCGCGGAAGACCAGTCGTTATTGACGGTCCGTCCAGTCGATGTCATTCGGGATTTGCTGGGAGTGCTCGTCAATATTCAGCAACTCGTCAATACAATCGCGTTGATACTGGGAATCATTGTTTCCGTGCTGTTTGCGGTCATCGTGGCTTTCTCACTCCAGTTACGCCAGGCAGAAATGCAAACTCTCGATGCATTGGGAGCCAGTCGATTCCTGCGTGTGCAGTTAATCTGTTACGATTTGTTCCTCATTGTATTGCTCACATTACCGATCTCGGCGTTTCTATCTTATGGCATGATTGCAATTTTTCGACCTTGGATTGAGCAGATTCTGCTATGA
- a CDS encoding ferritin-like domain-containing protein, with protein sequence MELREFAETVLLQPDLDLKISVGDGDWTDESPGVALRVPEPMRSASLQFALPRAAPAMPKFGGLHEPERRAIAHHIMANHELQALEAMAWTLLAFPDAPQEFRIGMADIMRDEQRHTRMHAERAAKLGVEFGSLPVNCYIWKKVQEFQSVLDYVAGLPLVFEGANLDHTLEFAQAFSDVGDERSAALMRVIHRDEIEHVRFGWAWMNRLAEENEQIWDVWMKHLHWPLRPLKAKGEQFQREARLAAGMSEEFVDQLENFRSEDE encoded by the coding sequence ATGGAGCTGAGAGAATTTGCTGAGACGGTTTTACTGCAGCCCGATCTCGACCTGAAAATATCGGTCGGTGATGGTGATTGGACGGATGAAAGCCCAGGAGTAGCTCTTCGCGTTCCAGAACCAATGCGAAGTGCTTCTCTGCAGTTCGCTCTTCCTCGCGCTGCACCGGCGATGCCCAAGTTTGGGGGATTACACGAACCGGAACGACGGGCGATTGCTCATCACATCATGGCTAATCATGAATTGCAGGCATTGGAAGCGATGGCCTGGACGTTACTCGCTTTTCCTGATGCCCCTCAGGAATTTCGCATTGGTATGGCAGACATAATGAGGGATGAACAGCGGCACACTCGGATGCATGCCGAACGGGCTGCGAAGCTGGGAGTTGAGTTTGGATCGCTACCGGTCAATTGCTACATCTGGAAGAAGGTGCAGGAGTTTCAATCGGTTCTTGATTATGTCGCCGGGTTACCTCTTGTTTTTGAAGGAGCCAATCTGGATCACACTTTAGAATTTGCTCAGGCATTTTCCGATGTCGGAGACGAACGCAGTGCGGCATTGATGCGAGTGATTCATCGTGATGAAATTGAGCATGTTCGATTTGGGTGGGCATGGATGAATCGTCTGGCCGAAGAGAATGAACAGATTTGGGATGTCTGGATGAAACATTTGCACTGGCCGCTCAGACCACTCAAAGCCAAGGGGGAACAGTTCCAGCGGGAGGCGAGACTTGCAGCAGGGATGAGTGAAGAGTTTGTGGATCAGCTGGAAAATTTCAGGAGTGAGGATGAGTGA
- a CDS encoding HEAT repeat domain-containing protein gives MSKIRTYLTCGLMTASLTGCQMGPSFKESILGQKPVVPAENLTESAEETKLSEGLESVVTNEEEIVVREATLSRTIEEPLVTTAPEPEPEKETATEAEAEKPGRFTRFVNWVKRTDSKKAKLEEKSREQNLLDEATSAAKQTAELDIPTAADGQLGESVSDADALSKQIAELIESKPESAPVAESEEFIAEMLENSAKIEQAEVEDSSEIDVAFDLASYADASVKKQELAEKVSEKVSESTKVSEEILADAGSMPEWANTEVAAAVAKAAEKSNEEFAWTNEPVTSDVAESKDETTPEEAFAVEDTAEVSESTAKLVIDDSVDSEAIEVEVEVAKAESTKPEKKTAVATTPAISNDILHLLDEALGDTSWRNAGALSAVKRKPETASSSAEIKQIAELLTSDETNLRIQGLRRAYERGGDSVLLSDVIAEMMNDSDPNVRAHAACTLYHWNQSIDEVTKTLGEVVTCDDQKAVQLSAMYLGDMSRQSETIVPILETALVSADGLSSLYISEALLKHNPEHVDAMFRLTAMMRNKDVQVRWLTAHTLGSVTGKLKPYAIEALRCGLRDIDDQVRCASALSLGGLGETPDIVVAELQFISAHAAPEVRDAANIALECLYEK, from the coding sequence ATGTCGAAGATTCGAACCTATCTGACATGTGGCTTAATGACAGCATCCCTGACGGGCTGTCAAATGGGACCATCATTTAAAGAAAGCATTCTGGGCCAGAAGCCTGTTGTGCCAGCTGAGAATCTCACCGAATCGGCTGAAGAAACGAAACTCTCGGAAGGCTTGGAAAGCGTTGTCACGAACGAGGAAGAAATCGTTGTTCGTGAAGCCACTCTCAGTCGTACGATTGAAGAGCCCCTGGTCACGACAGCACCAGAACCTGAGCCTGAGAAGGAAACTGCAACCGAAGCCGAAGCCGAAAAGCCAGGGCGTTTCACCCGCTTTGTAAATTGGGTCAAACGCACAGACAGTAAAAAGGCGAAATTAGAAGAGAAATCTCGAGAGCAGAATCTTCTCGACGAAGCCACTTCTGCAGCCAAACAAACAGCTGAGTTGGATATTCCAACAGCGGCTGATGGTCAACTCGGAGAGTCTGTCTCCGATGCAGATGCCTTGTCAAAGCAAATTGCAGAGCTAATCGAATCTAAGCCCGAATCTGCTCCTGTAGCCGAAAGTGAAGAATTTATTGCAGAAATGCTGGAAAATTCAGCGAAAATTGAACAGGCAGAAGTTGAGGACAGTTCCGAAATCGATGTGGCGTTCGATCTGGCCTCATATGCAGACGCGTCGGTCAAGAAGCAGGAACTTGCAGAAAAAGTTTCTGAAAAAGTTAGCGAATCGACCAAGGTCTCTGAAGAAATTCTGGCTGATGCTGGTTCAATGCCTGAATGGGCCAATACCGAAGTGGCTGCTGCAGTGGCAAAAGCTGCAGAAAAATCAAATGAAGAATTTGCCTGGACCAATGAGCCAGTGACAAGTGATGTCGCCGAATCCAAAGATGAGACGACTCCAGAAGAAGCGTTCGCTGTCGAGGATACTGCAGAGGTGAGTGAGTCCACAGCCAAGCTCGTCATTGATGACTCCGTTGACTCTGAAGCAATCGAAGTTGAAGTTGAAGTTGCAAAAGCAGAATCTACTAAACCAGAGAAGAAAACTGCGGTTGCGACAACTCCTGCAATATCCAACGACATTCTGCACCTGCTTGATGAAGCACTCGGGGATACCAGTTGGAGAAATGCCGGAGCACTTTCAGCAGTCAAACGTAAACCGGAAACGGCCTCCAGTTCTGCAGAAATTAAGCAAATCGCAGAATTGCTGACCAGCGATGAGACCAACCTGCGAATTCAAGGGTTGCGTCGGGCTTACGAACGGGGGGGGGATTCCGTCCTGTTATCCGATGTCATTGCCGAGATGATGAATGATTCCGATCCGAATGTCCGGGCTCATGCCGCCTGCACTTTGTATCATTGGAATCAGTCCATCGATGAAGTGACGAAAACTCTGGGAGAAGTCGTCACTTGCGATGATCAGAAAGCGGTTCAGTTATCAGCGATGTATCTGGGAGATATGTCGAGACAATCTGAGACGATTGTTCCAATCCTCGAAACGGCTCTTGTGAGTGCCGATGGGCTTTCCAGTCTCTATATCTCTGAAGCACTGCTCAAGCATAATCCTGAGCATGTCGATGCGATGTTTCGTCTCACAGCGATGATGCGAAACAAAGATGTTCAGGTTCGCTGGTTGACTGCCCATACTTTGGGATCAGTCACTGGAAAACTTAAACCATATGCCATCGAAGCCTTGCGATGTGGCTTGCGGGATATCGATGATCAGGTGCGATGTGCCTCGGCTCTTTCACTCGGTGGCTTGGGAGAAACTCCTGACATCGTTGTGGCAGAACTGCAGTTCATCTCGGCTCATGCCGCTCCGGAAGTTCGCGATGCTGCTAACATCGCTCTGGAATGTCTGTACGAAAAATAG
- a CDS encoding efflux RND transporter periplasmic adaptor subunit, with protein MKSLLCILLVIVSCHLTLSADEKLPRVDTSIEAPLFQLRPAIIETIRTTGSGRVADMSVRLGDKVQSGEMLLRLQVDRLDTELRRALTNYNNIRSQFTAAEQGADAEKIASVTQLSLAAESELREIAERFRNLAITSPFTGIADRIHILEKELVKAGQPALRIIQTSYMQLRVPVDSTTISPGQQVPVLLGKGRIAGTVVELLPPGKDAAQFRSLLDHLAIAVIAIDNRDELLVDGELAFLPISPMAIVPEEFALALNRFDPQVILQAAEGEVTSIPISILGDVGQQKTLVVGAFREGDKIVERSEENLEDGSPNWLPIGGTILFSKGDTIFTPKQFVSAMPALAESRVDITPTSMSNTTEQFSTSITFQRPALLDSLLLPNEYPLCLTDTSLLSQIFGIEKVDLAFFRQVNSYYVQEAIQKRLALKRIDDLKLATPAGKLSDYLRAVESLNQDYLLAISPIRTTRSPKAQLMALFSGFGYQLIFTPQGQNVLAVTPEQAHQLKQTRNLLIDQREEVIQKYFQSSGSSDQLLERTTQILSAWKEDLSIMLTESQRDQIAKLKLNSGSSSENMVTKNETTKANSGVATEESEEQPRIKMPEALQGKSESTMLPFLILGAGVAIVLAAMIVGYILYRRKRTP; from the coding sequence ATGAAATCACTCCTGTGCATTCTACTGGTTATTGTTTCCTGCCACTTAACACTTTCGGCAGACGAAAAGCTTCCACGAGTTGATACATCGATTGAAGCTCCGCTGTTTCAGTTGCGGCCTGCCATTATTGAAACGATTCGCACCACAGGCAGCGGAAGAGTCGCGGATATGTCTGTTCGTCTGGGAGATAAAGTTCAATCAGGCGAGATGTTACTGCGACTCCAGGTCGATCGCCTTGATACCGAACTTCGTCGTGCGTTAACGAATTACAACAACATTCGTTCTCAGTTTACCGCAGCAGAGCAGGGAGCTGATGCGGAAAAAATCGCCTCAGTCACACAGTTGAGTCTGGCAGCGGAATCAGAATTGAGAGAAATTGCCGAACGGTTTCGAAATCTGGCAATCACAAGTCCTTTTACCGGCATTGCTGACCGCATCCATATTCTTGAAAAAGAACTCGTCAAGGCAGGGCAACCTGCTTTGCGGATCATCCAAACCTCTTACATGCAATTGCGTGTTCCAGTCGACAGCACCACCATTTCCCCAGGGCAGCAAGTTCCCGTTCTGCTAGGTAAAGGGCGTATCGCTGGCACTGTGGTTGAGTTATTACCTCCTGGAAAAGATGCGGCTCAATTTCGTTCTCTACTCGATCATCTGGCCATTGCCGTTATCGCCATCGACAATCGTGATGAACTCCTTGTAGATGGAGAACTGGCATTTCTCCCCATTTCTCCCATGGCGATTGTTCCCGAAGAATTTGCACTGGCATTAAATCGATTCGATCCTCAGGTCATTCTTCAAGCCGCAGAGGGTGAAGTGACTTCGATTCCAATCTCGATTCTTGGCGATGTCGGTCAGCAAAAAACACTGGTTGTCGGTGCATTTCGAGAAGGTGATAAAATTGTCGAACGATCAGAAGAGAATCTGGAAGATGGCTCTCCAAACTGGCTACCGATTGGTGGTACGATTTTGTTCTCAAAAGGAGATACGATTTTCACTCCCAAACAATTCGTGTCAGCAATGCCCGCGCTGGCAGAATCGCGCGTAGATATCACTCCAACGTCGATGTCGAATACTACGGAGCAGTTTTCGACATCGATAACATTCCAACGTCCTGCATTGCTCGATTCCCTCTTGCTCCCGAATGAGTATCCACTGTGCCTGACCGACACTTCTTTGCTCTCGCAAATATTTGGAATTGAAAAAGTCGACTTGGCATTCTTCCGCCAAGTGAATTCGTACTACGTTCAGGAAGCGATCCAGAAACGACTGGCATTAAAACGCATCGACGATTTAAAACTTGCTACGCCTGCTGGAAAACTCAGTGATTATTTACGTGCCGTTGAAAGTTTGAATCAGGACTATTTACTGGCGATATCCCCCATTCGGACCACTCGCTCTCCAAAAGCTCAACTAATGGCTCTTTTCTCAGGATTTGGATATCAGTTAATTTTCACGCCTCAAGGTCAAAATGTTTTGGCTGTCACTCCCGAACAGGCTCATCAATTAAAGCAGACGCGAAACCTGTTGATTGATCAGCGCGAAGAAGTGATCCAGAAATATTTCCAGTCGAGTGGCTCTTCAGATCAACTGCTCGAACGAACAACGCAAATTCTTTCCGCATGGAAAGAAGATCTCTCCATTATGCTGACCGAATCGCAACGGGATCAAATTGCAAAGTTGAAATTAAATTCTGGTTCTTCATCTGAAAACATGGTTACCAAAAACGAGACCACAAAAGCAAATTCAGGTGTGGCGACTGAAGAATCGGAAGAGCAACCCCGAATAAAAATGCCAGAGGCGTTACAGGGAAAGTCAGAATCGACAATGCTGCCATTTCTCATTCTTGGGGCAGGTGTCGCAATTGTTCTGGCGGCAATGATTGTGGGATACATTCTCTACAGGCGAAAGCGCACTCCATAG
- a CDS encoding aldo/keto reductase codes for MELRELGQSGLKVSPVGLGLAALGRPGYINLGHADDLDEEYDSTLMQHRAAEVLQTAYEAGVRYFDAARSYGKAEQFLSHWIAAHPDQQEMTVGSKWGYEYTADWKIDAEVHEQKQHSLERLNQQWGESQALLSSHLNLYQIHSATLESGVLRNDAVLNRLKELKEFGFAIGLSVSGPEQSKVIEQALTIRNGKRLLFDTVQATWNLLERSAGPALEEAYRQGMGIIIKESLANGRLTERNRSPEFAAQLNLLQSHAQRLETTIDALCMAYVIQQPWVDVVLSGAATSEHLLSNLAASKVIIDEDFEIAFRSLHEDAASYWKTRSQLNWN; via the coding sequence ATGGAACTGCGAGAGTTAGGTCAAAGTGGTTTGAAAGTTTCTCCGGTCGGTTTGGGGTTGGCCGCATTGGGACGTCCAGGATATATCAATCTGGGACATGCTGATGATCTCGATGAGGAATACGATTCCACGCTCATGCAACACCGTGCTGCAGAAGTTCTGCAAACTGCCTATGAAGCGGGAGTACGTTATTTTGATGCCGCTCGATCCTACGGAAAAGCCGAGCAGTTTTTGAGTCACTGGATCGCTGCTCACCCCGATCAGCAGGAGATGACCGTCGGCTCAAAATGGGGTTACGAATACACTGCTGACTGGAAAATCGATGCAGAGGTCCACGAACAAAAACAGCATTCACTGGAACGATTGAATCAGCAGTGGGGAGAATCGCAAGCGTTATTATCCAGTCACCTGAATCTGTATCAAATCCATTCCGCGACGCTCGAAAGTGGAGTGCTACGCAATGACGCTGTGCTCAATCGGTTGAAAGAACTCAAAGAATTTGGATTTGCTATTGGTTTGAGTGTGAGCGGGCCAGAGCAATCCAAAGTGATTGAGCAAGCCCTGACCATACGAAATGGCAAGCGACTGTTATTCGATACGGTGCAGGCGACCTGGAATTTACTCGAACGCTCTGCTGGCCCCGCATTAGAGGAGGCCTATCGACAGGGAATGGGAATTATTATCAAAGAATCTCTAGCAAACGGACGTTTGACAGAGAGGAATCGATCTCCCGAATTTGCTGCCCAACTCAATTTACTACAGTCTCACGCTCAACGGCTGGAAACAACGATCGATGCCTTATGCATGGCGTATGTGATTCAGCAACCCTGGGTTGATGTCGTCCTGAGTGGAGCCGCAACTTCAGAGCACTTATTATCGAATCTTGCTGCGTCAAAAGTGATAATCGACGAGGATTTCGAAATCGCATTCCGTTCATTACATGAGGATGCTGCCAGTTACTGGAAAACAAGAAGCCAACTCAACTGGAATTAA
- the rpiB gene encoding ribose 5-phosphate isomerase B, which yields MDALACQSLAIGGDHAGFLMKSELAEYLSKLSVQFVDCGTHDEAPADFPVFAEKVSELILTGKAERGILVCGSGVGVSVAANKIPGIRASLCHDTYSAHQGVEHDDMNVLCLGARVIGPALAFEVVKAFLHAQYTPQPRHQKRVDLINAIEQKALDGGYSAT from the coding sequence ATGGATGCGTTAGCGTGCCAGAGTCTTGCGATCGGTGGAGATCATGCCGGTTTTCTGATGAAGTCGGAACTGGCAGAGTATCTCTCCAAGCTTTCCGTCCAATTCGTCGATTGTGGAACTCACGATGAAGCTCCTGCCGATTTCCCGGTCTTTGCGGAAAAAGTTTCAGAACTGATTCTCACTGGAAAAGCAGAACGAGGCATCCTGGTTTGTGGCAGTGGAGTCGGTGTGAGTGTTGCGGCCAACAAGATTCCCGGCATCCGCGCAAGCTTATGTCACGATACCTATTCCGCTCATCAGGGTGTGGAGCATGACGACATGAACGTGCTCTGCCTGGGGGCTCGCGTTATCGGTCCTGCTCTCGCATTTGAGGTGGTCAAAGCATTCCTGCATGCCCAATATACCCCTCAACCACGTCATCAAAAACGTGTCGATTTGATCAATGCAATCGAACAGAAAGCTCTGGATGGTGGCTATTCTGCGACTTGA
- a CDS encoding PDZ domain-containing protein: MRTSLFNTVALVTIIVSVASSVNAQDYSRQSRMKYDYNPRSFQPQQPPFVQPQFSPIRQETGLVDCNAILGFTGQITRDGMLIRSVIPGSEACRIGLSEGDIILRVEGYRIGCLHDWESALAAGRGVPTFHVQQCGRRRVERIVATLQTGRGNHCGRNHYDDFNRNPVFPNQNQYNQRGPSGPVFENHHDDDHRGNNPQWGNQPRGNQQWTPRNDQQNSFRSNNHSYGNRTASTDLWSSNGIRFGISFGN, encoded by the coding sequence ATGAGAACATCACTTTTCAATACAGTCGCTTTAGTAACCATCATCGTATCTGTGGCAAGCAGTGTGAATGCTCAGGATTACAGCCGTCAGTCACGAATGAAATATGACTACAATCCTCGTTCATTCCAGCCACAACAGCCACCGTTTGTACAACCACAGTTTTCACCAATTCGACAGGAAACTGGCTTGGTTGACTGTAATGCCATCCTTGGATTCACAGGCCAGATTACTAGGGACGGAATGTTAATTCGTAGCGTCATTCCAGGGTCTGAAGCCTGCCGCATCGGATTGAGTGAAGGTGATATTATTCTGCGTGTCGAAGGCTACCGAATCGGCTGCCTGCATGACTGGGAATCAGCACTGGCTGCTGGTCGTGGTGTTCCAACTTTCCATGTCCAGCAATGTGGACGACGACGCGTCGAACGTATCGTGGCGACTTTGCAGACTGGCAGAGGAAACCACTGCGGGCGTAATCATTATGATGATTTCAATCGCAACCCGGTATTTCCCAATCAGAATCAATACAATCAACGAGGCCCTTCAGGACCAGTTTTTGAGAACCACCATGACGACGACCATCGCGGAAACAATCCACAGTGGGGGAATCAGCCGCGAGGAAATCAACAGTGGACTCCAAGAAATGATCAGCAGAACAGTTTTCGATCCAACAATCACTCTTACGGAAACAGAACAGCCTCGACTGATTTGTGGAGCTCCAATGGAATCCGTTTTGGAATTTCCTTTGGGAACTAA
- a CDS encoding trypsin-like serine peptidase — protein MENTVSPPAYNPYIDPQTGLPIQAPKPPAKDYELTVTTDIYGTTIRVKDAVKEEVIDSKELTRGDLEAKFTIPTNTDYIVEVEGYGNLQQIDSQKMEDDQTVELKLDLLFGSDFRELLKSATCLVQMPDGGFGSGFLYGDRQTIVTAAHCVAAKNVGDLTYTFFPDEDREVTFKDARLMFYDQKQDVAVLRLPEPVPADHYWLWSAGTATNGADVMVMGNPGRNGEYDPMYARTCKVADVRPDEFRLDVEIYPGYSGGPVVLEGTSEVIGIVSYKIIRSTDYQQLGYSFARSGDIAADAYEQWNSLATSDLQERSIERVEERYSREFGRHLANSTAAAYYGDSAVYTLICMSLTNDYRMYMIKKIASLPPLTLSQRNLVMRNAHKEYIKDVAPEIAEKVRERVSPKLRGTNVDKDHELVMADESVNEVVKKSLVKAREGYLELKEAAETIVKQDGGKDRSADEFEKYVVDLWSDVRFHSEEVLDSTASR, from the coding sequence GTGGAAAATACTGTTTCACCCCCAGCCTATAATCCGTATATCGACCCTCAAACTGGCCTGCCAATCCAAGCGCCCAAACCGCCAGCAAAAGACTATGAACTCACTGTCACTACGGATATTTACGGCACAACTATTCGCGTCAAAGACGCGGTCAAAGAAGAAGTGATTGACTCCAAAGAGTTGACCAGGGGCGACCTGGAAGCAAAATTCACGATTCCGACGAATACCGATTATATTGTCGAAGTCGAAGGTTATGGTAACTTGCAACAGATTGATTCCCAAAAAATGGAAGACGATCAGACTGTCGAACTCAAACTCGACTTACTCTTCGGCTCTGATTTTCGGGAACTGTTGAAATCGGCCACGTGCCTCGTGCAAATGCCAGATGGAGGATTTGGTTCAGGCTTTTTGTATGGAGATCGCCAAACCATCGTTACAGCTGCTCATTGTGTTGCGGCTAAAAATGTAGGCGATCTTACCTACACGTTTTTTCCTGACGAAGATCGGGAAGTGACTTTCAAAGATGCGCGACTGATGTTCTACGATCAAAAGCAGGATGTCGCAGTTCTAAGACTTCCCGAACCTGTCCCGGCTGATCATTACTGGTTGTGGTCGGCGGGTACCGCGACCAATGGTGCCGATGTGATGGTCATGGGAAATCCCGGTCGCAATGGGGAATACGATCCGATGTATGCTCGCACCTGCAAAGTCGCCGATGTTCGGCCGGATGAATTTCGTCTCGACGTCGAAATTTATCCCGGATACAGCGGTGGTCCGGTGGTCCTCGAAGGGACCAGTGAGGTGATTGGGATTGTCAGTTACAAAATTATCCGATCGACCGACTATCAGCAGCTAGGTTATTCCTTTGCCCGTTCCGGCGATATTGCCGCAGACGCCTACGAGCAATGGAACAGCTTGGCGACCTCAGATCTGCAGGAACGTAGCATCGAACGTGTTGAAGAACGCTACTCCCGAGAATTTGGACGCCACCTCGCCAACAGCACAGCCGCAGCTTATTACGGAGATTCAGCAGTTTACACCCTCATTTGCATGTCGTTGACGAATGATTACCGAATGTACATGATCAAAAAAATTGCCAGTCTGCCCCCCTTAACGCTGTCTCAACGTAACCTTGTGATGAGAAATGCTCACAAGGAATACATCAAAGATGTCGCTCCCGAAATTGCAGAAAAGGTGCGTGAACGCGTTTCTCCCAAACTCAGAGGTACCAATGTCGATAAAGATCACGAACTTGTCATGGCTGATGAATCCGTGAATGAAGTTGTGAAGAAATCACTGGTGAAAGCGCGAGAAGGCTATCTCGAATTGAAGGAAGCGGCTGAGACCATCGTGAAGCAGGATGGTGGCAAAGATCGAAGTGCCGACGAATTTGAAAAATACGTCGTGGACCTTTGGAGTGACGTCCGCTTTCATAGCGAAGAAGTCCTCGATTCGACCGCGAGTCGATAG